The genomic region GGCCCTGCTCGTCCGCCTCGTCTCCGGCCGGCGGGTGCTGGAGGTGGGCACCCTCGGCGGGTACTCGACGATCTGGCTCGGGCGGGCCGTCGGGCCGACCGGCCGGGTGGTCACCCTGGAGGTCGATCCCCATCACGCCGAGGTGGCCCGGGCCAACCTGGAGCGTGCCGGCCTCGGCGCCGTCGCCCAGGTCGTGCTCGGCCCCGCCGTCGACTCGCTCGACGCGCTGATCGCGGCCCGGCCCGAGCCGTTCGACCTCGTGTTCATCGACGCGGACAAGCAGAACAACGCGCGGTACCTCGCCGCCGCGCTGCGCCTGACCCGACCCGGCAGCGCGATCGTGATCGACAACGTGGTGCGCCGCGGGGCTGTCGTCGACCCTGCCCACACGGACCCCGACGTTCTGGGGACCAGGGCCGTCCTGGGCCTCGTGCGGGCGGAGCCGCGGCTGACGGCGACCGCGCTGCAGACCGTGGGCAGCAAGGGCTGGGACGGTTTCGTCCTCGCGCTGGTCGGTCAGCCCCGCTGACCTGACAGGAACTCGCGGCCGGCCCCTCGGCCGCGCCGCACCTGCGCGGCTGCCGCGCCGCGAGGGGCGGGCCCCTGGTACGACCTGTACGGTCCAGGCCTCGAAACCGTACCGAAAGCACCGCACAACCGGCGCGGCCCCGCTCCTGGCGAGGAGCGGGGCCGTTGCTGTCGGTCTGCCAGCGCCGCCGGGCGAGCCGTCCTGCGGAGCTGGCCGCCGGGCGGGGCTGCGCGAGGCTGCCCGGGGCTGCTTAGTGCTGTGCGGGGCGGGTTACCGGGCGGGGCGGGCGTAGCGGTCGGTGACCTCGGGGTCCATGCCGCCGCGCTTGCTCGGCGGGCCTTCGCCGCCCACCGGCGAGTTCGACGTGATCGTGTCGACCGAGGAGCGACGCTCCGGGACGGCGCTGCCGGTCGCCCGGCGGATGCCGGTCCGGCCGTCGTGGACGACGCCCACGACGCGCTCGGCCAGCGCCGGCCAGTCCCGCGGCACCTGCTCGAGCTCCTTGAGGTGCGTCTCGGTGGACGTGATGACGACGACCGCGTCGGCCTGGATCGCCGACGCCGCGGTCATCGGCAGCTCGGCCAGCGCCGAGGTGACCAGGATGACCAGGTCGACGACGGGCGCGCGGTCGGCGAGGATCGGCGCGAGGCCGCCGGGGCGCGCGGCCCGGGCCGGCGAGACCCGGTTGTAGAGGATGTGACCGCGGCCGGTGCCGGACGAGCGCGCCAGGCAGGTGGGCTCGTGGGCCCAGCGCGGCAGCTCCCCGGAGGTCGCCCGGGGCAGGCCCTCCAGCGACGCCCGCACCTCCGACGACGGGGAGGTGTCGAGGATCAGCACGACGCCCTGGTCGTCCGACCAGGCGGCGGCGACGGAGGAGACGAGGTCGGCGGCGAGGTCTCCGCGCGACGCCGGGGTGAACGCGACCACCTTGCTGGTCGGCGACATCACCGCCGACATCGCCGAGACGAGCGTCTCGGCCGCGCTCGCGGTCGTGCGCCCCGGCTCCAGCGCCGCGATCAGCGGGACGCCCAGGGTGTCCGACGGGTTGTGCGGGTCGAGGATGGTCGGCCGCCGCTGGTACATGATCCAGATGGCGGCGATGGAGCCGAGCAGGCCCACGATCGCCGCGACGAGGACGTTGCGCAGCAGGTTGGGACCGCCCTGCCCGTCGGCGACCGGCGGCTCGGCCAGCTTCACCGCGGAGCTGCCCACCGCCGCGGCGGTGCGGGCGTCGGCGATCTTCTGGTTCAGCTGGGAGATCTGGTTACTACGCACGGTGACATCGTTTGCTGCTGCGGCATCCGCGCCCTGGTTGGCCGTGGTCCCCTCGTTGACCAGCTGATCACGAAGCTTGATCAGCGCGTTCACCGAAGCTTCGCTGTTGGCGCCGTAGCTCGTCAGCAGCGTGCTGTAGGCCGTCTCGGCGGACTTGACCAGGGAGTTCGCCGCCTCCTGCGACGGCCCCTTGCCCTTGATGACGAAGAAGTAGCCCGCGTCCGACGGGGAGGTGCTCAGCCGGCTCGACACGTCCGACTCGGACAGCTTGAGGTCCTTCGCGATCACCGCGACCGCCGCCGAGGACTGGGCGAACTGCGCCTGGGTCTGGACGAACCGGGTGGCGTCGACCGAGTTGGCGCCCAGCGTGTCCGAGGTGGTGGAGAGGAACACCCGCGCGCTGGACGAGTAGGTGGCCGACTGCGCCTTGGAGTAGATCGCCGCCAGCGCCGCGAAGATCACGACCACGATCGCGATGATCAGCAGGCGCGGCTGGATGATGCGGAACAACGAGGGAGCGGACGGGGCCCGGCTGGTCTCGCCACCCGCCTGTGCGTTGCGGCTCATGACGCGCCCGCCTCGGACTCAGGACGGGCGGACCGGGCCCGCACGCGGATCGGAGGGTCGGCGAGCTGACGCATCGACACCTCCAGCAGGACGTGAAGCGGACTCAAAGTGGCCCCCCACAGGAGCATCCGGCCCGATTGCCGGACCACGGTCTAGATCTGACGAACCGATTTGTGAGCATAGCCGATAGCGGATAGTAAACGGTCATAGCTATGACTGGCGCCGCGATGGCGTTCAGGTGTCGCCTCTGCCACGCCGCGGGCCGGTTCCGCGACGATGACCGTCGCGCTGACCTCCCCGGGCGAGACCCCTACCGTCCACATCATCCACCGACCCGATACCTCGCTCGGAATCACCCGACTTCCCCCGCGGGGATGGACGGTCACGATCCGTGCGGACCTGCCGCGGTCGCGGAGGCTCCCGCCGCAACTCTTCCGGGACGTCAGATTTCCGAACTTTTGTCGAGCTATTTCCGTCCCGTCGTTTTGTGCTGGACCTATCACGCCGCGCCGAACCTTCGGTCAACTGCCACCCGCCGGTCATTTCCGCCTCGTCGAACCCGCCGACGGGCGGGCGACTCGCGGCCTGTCGCCGTCCCCCGGAAGAACGATGATCCGACCGTGATCGTCCCCGTTCGGGCGACCAGCCGCCCGCGAGGCCGGCATCGGCGCCGCCACGCGGCGTCCCTGCCGGCACCGGCTCGGCCAACGCCCGCGCGGGCGGCCTCGCGCCACGGTCCGACCACCCTGCGCGGCCGTCACGCCCCTCGCCCGGACGGGGCCGTCGCGACGTGCGCCCACGGGCGCCACCACCGCCGGATTCACCGGTAAGCGGACGCGCCGGATCGACGGCGTCTCCCGACTCCCCCCGCGCCGCGCGCAGCGCCGCCTGCTCGGCGTCGTGTTCGCGACCGAGCCGACGGAGCAGAACGAACCACACCGGAGCGATGGCCCAGAAAGCAATGTTGAATCCGATCACCGCGCCGCGGGCCTCGCCGAGAACCGCCCCGAGGATGGGGAATCCGAGCAGCATCGGGGCGAAGGCCGCGTTCAGCCTGAAGGTGATCTTGGTCTTACCGAGCGCATAGACCATGCAGGCCGGTCCCACCGGGACCGCCGCCGCAAGATAGTGCAGGATCGACAGGCCCAGGATGTCCTTCGTCCCGTCCCAGGTGTCGCCCAGCAGGGCCTGGCCATAGCGCTCCGGCAGGAAGTAGAAGATCAGGCTCCAGGCGGCGCCGATCGCGAGGACCAGCCCGGACAGCGCGTACGCCGCCCGCTCCCGGGCGTGCACGTTCATCGAGGTCCGCTTGGAGAACTCGGGGAGCGCGAAGCTGACCACCCCGACCCCGACCACGGTGGTCGGGCCGAGCAGCGTCCGCGCCCCCTGCAGCGCACCGATCGTCGACAGCGACCCGACCGCCCCGATCGCCAGCATCGACGTCTGCAGGGCGCCCTGGACCGTGACGAACTCCGCCGCCAGATAGGTCGAGTCCGTCCTGTTCTCCGCCAGCCAGCTCCTGGTCGCCCCGGGCGACGGCCAGAAGCCGGCCTGGGCGATGCCGATGAGGGCGGCGACCAGGGCCGAGGCTCCCCAGGCCAGCACCAGCGGAGACGACTCGGTCACCCCGCGGTGGACGAGCAGCCAGATCCCGAGCATCTGGACGCCGGCCCACACGAGGTCGTTGAGGAACGCGCCGAACGGCCGGCCCATGGCGAAGAAGACGTACCGCCACGCATCCTGCAGGAGCAGGCCGGGCAGCACGAAGCCCATCGCCGTCAGCGACGATCCGACGGGCCCGCCGACGGCAAGACCGACGCCGACGAACCCGACGCCGATCCCGATACCGAAGACGAACGACGAGCCGGTCGTGGCCGAGGCGGCCGTCCTGAACGACGACGGCGTCGCGCCCGAGTAGTGCATGCTCAGCGGCATGCAGGTCGCGCCGCGACACAACCCGATCACAATGGCGAACAGCGTGTAGGCGATCCCGAACGCGCCATACTCGACATCGCTGACCTGGCGCGCGATGAGGAACGAGATCGCGGCGTTCGTCGCGCTGGAGATGGCCTGGTCAGCGAGGGTCCAGATCGCTTTGGAGCGGGTGCTGGGGCCGCCCTCGCCGGCGCCGGGCCCTCGCTCGACAGCGTCGAGCTCATCGAGATCATCGAGATCATCGAGATCGACGCGGTCGACGCGGTCGACGCGGCGGCCACGGTCGACGCGGCGGCGGCCACGGTCGTCGACCACTCCGCTGCCGTCGGCCCGGCGCCGCGCCGCGCCGCGCGCCCCCGCGCCACGCCGATCGATGAGTCCGGTGGCCGGATCGTCGGCGAGGCCCTCGTGGGCCGCGCCCGTGTCCGACGGATCGGACCGGACGCCGGGGCGCGGCCGGCCGGGCAACGACCCCCGGGCGACCACCTGGGTGGACTCCACGTCCGCCGGGGCGGCTCGGCGGCGGCGCCGGTGCGAACGGGGCGCGGGATCCTCGACCCGAGCGATGACCTCGGTCTGTTCGATGC from Frankia alni ACN14a harbors:
- a CDS encoding O-methyltransferase, producing MDDDLIQGWRAVDDYLVDTLVDEDDTLRQARAASHAAGLPPIEVAANQGAFLALLVRLVSGRRVLEVGTLGGYSTIWLGRAVGPTGRVVTLEVDPHHAEVARANLERAGLGAVAQVVLGPAVDSLDALIAARPEPFDLVFIDADKQNNARYLAAALRLTRPGSAIVIDNVVRRGAVVDPAHTDPDVLGTRAVLGLVRAEPRLTATALQTVGSKGWDGFVLALVGQPR
- a CDS encoding Wzz/FepE/Etk N-terminal domain-containing protein; this translates as MSRNAQAGGETSRAPSAPSLFRIIQPRLLIIAIVVVIFAALAAIYSKAQSATYSSSARVFLSTTSDTLGANSVDATRFVQTQAQFAQSSAAVAVIAKDLKLSESDVSSRLSTSPSDAGYFFVIKGKGPSQEAANSLVKSAETAYSTLLTSYGANSEASVNALIKLRDQLVNEGTTANQGADAAAANDVTVRSNQISQLNQKIADARTAAAVGSSAVKLAEPPVADGQGGPNLLRNVLVAAIVGLLGSIAAIWIMYQRRPTILDPHNPSDTLGVPLIAALEPGRTTASAAETLVSAMSAVMSPTSKVVAFTPASRGDLAADLVSSVAAAWSDDQGVVLILDTSPSSEVRASLEGLPRATSGELPRWAHEPTCLARSSGTGRGHILYNRVSPARAARPGGLAPILADRAPVVDLVILVTSALAELPMTAASAIQADAVVVITSTETHLKELEQVPRDWPALAERVVGVVHDGRTGIRRATGSAVPERRSSVDTITSNSPVGGEGPPSKRGGMDPEVTDRYARPAR